Proteins from a genomic interval of Yarrowia lipolytica chromosome 1E, complete sequence:
- a CDS encoding uncharacterized protein (Compare to YALI0E14729g, similar to uniprot|P33302 Saccharomyces cerevisiae YOR153w PDR5 pleiotropic drug resistance protein (YlABC1 Yarrowia lipolytica ABC transporter)), which produces MAHYYPSGVSSVGNFDSLDVEIRSLAEGMVHKPHHRESRYIFDHTFDDEFREEHEDEYDYDMLRKTSFENPDVNPYVEASAEPELDPWSGEFNSRKWIKTVLGLKERFGNSKGITAGVSFKNLGAYGYGSRSDYQKTFLNVIVATGDLLRSAIGAKRTSKIQILRKCDGLVLPGETCVVLGRPGSGCTTFLKSIACETYGFHVEEETQWNYQGVPRDVMTKHCRGEIVYNAEHDIHFPHLTVGQTLMFAALARTPRNRVLGVTREQYARHTRDVTMATLGLSHTINTKVGSDLVRGVSGGERKRVSIAESVVCGAPLQCWDNSTRGLDAANATEFIRSLRLSAQMTGASMFVSLYQASQEAYDMFDKVCLLYEGRQIFFGKAGEATSYFEGLGFERAHRQTTGDFLTSLTNPVERRIKAGWEKLVPRTPEEFESRWRSSRTHALLVYNIDRFNTTHPLGGQGYVEFMKLRKESQARNTRLSSPYLLSWPMQVRLCLWRGFLLVRGDLSMTLMTIIGNFIMALILASMYYNLRESTDAFFSRSALLFLAMLLNAMASVLEIFVLYGQRPLIEKHKRYALYHPFAESIASMLVDLPTKLATLISVNLALYFMTNLRRTPGAFFIFLLFSFTCTMAMSMIFRFTASVTKTMEQALAPASVLVLALVIYTGFTLPVDYMHGWARWMNYLNPVAYAFEAVMVNEFRNRRFPCGLYVPSRSFYNSVPAESKSCVAIGAKLGQDYVDGSVFISTAYKYESGHLWRNLGILWAFAGFFCGVYLLAAEYVTMAQSKGEVLLFKRSQHRKNLKAKPDKRFQDVELGDNLGDHNLDQNLGDNHSTYSYQQPIQAQIPPSRYAQQAPMTPAPMMHVPMTPGGMLSPGQQMFSPGQQMMTPGPMSPAGMMTPGFTYVPPHGDTIHQPPTVGDDINYTTPAPQVNFTPATPAQYTTPATPAQYNTPGTPGITGGYEPPHGDTVHMPPTVGDDTNYIPTKVRTNLSLNSSKSNLQHSGVFQWTDVCYDIKVAGENKRLLDHIDGYVKPGTLTALMGASGAGKTTLLDVLADRKSTGIVHGDMLVNGQQRNASFQRKTGYVQQQDLHTATATVRESLEFSALLRQPSSVSRADKLAYVDEVISILEMDSYADAVVGVPGEGLNVEQRKRLTIGVELAAKPELLLFLDEPTSGLDSQTAWSIVSLLKKLAANGQAILCTIHQPSAILFQEFDRLLFLAAGGKTVYYGDLGDKASLLIEYFESNGADPCPDNGNPAEWMLEVIGAAPGSRAKKDWPSVWRYSQLRRQQREELDDMRLAFNADSQAALAVGGEDTDFAVSQWTQLYYVTKRLLQFHWRTPSYLWSKMTLCIGCALFIGFSFYKSARDIQGLQNQMFSIFLMFLIFTTVAEQIMPLFMIQRDLYEARERASKTYSWQVFLGGNMLAELPWQIIVAVVVFFCMYYPIGFYRIAAENHQTQERGALYFLFLLVFFIYDSTYAHMIGVMFNNHETAANFAYLLFSFCLMFCGVLATKESMPGFWIFMYRASPLTYFIGGFMATGLAGGKVTCSQHEILQFKPLKGNSCAQYMKPFLDNAGIFKGYLLNETATDMCHYCPIENADAYLDNASIFYGDRWRNFGIVFAYPIFNVCATFMLYYVLRVPGVRYKIASKVRWRRKKQ; this is translated from the exons ATGGCGCACTACTACCCGTCGGGCGTGTCGTCGGTCGGCAACTTCGACTCGCTAGATGTCGAGATCAGATCGCTGGCCGAGGGAATGGTACACAAACCTCACCATCGAGAATCGCGATACATTTTCGACCACACCTTTGACGACGAGTTTCGAGAAGAGCATGAGGACGAATACGACTATGATATGCTGCGGAAGACGTCTTTTGAGAACCCCGACGTCAACCCTTACGTGGAGGCCAGTGCGGAGCCGGAGCTGGATCCCTGGTCGGGCGAGTTCAACTCGCGAAAGTGGATCAAGACCGTGCTGGGTCTCAAGGAGCGATTTGGAAACAGTAAGGGAATCACGGCCGGCGTGTCGTTCAAGAACCTGGGTGCCTACGGGTACGGCAGTCGCAGTGACTACCAGAAGACGTTTCTCAACGTCATTGTGGCCACTGGAGATTTGCTGCGAAGTGCTATTGGCGCTAAACGGACAAGCAAAATCCAGATTCTGCGCAAGTGCGATGGACTGGTGCTTCCAGGTGAAACCTGTGTAGTTCTGGGACGTCCCGGATCAGGATGCACTACATTTCTCAAGAGTATTGCTTGCGAGACGTACGGATTTCatgtggaggaagagacaCAATGGAACTATCAGG GCGTACCACGAGATGTCATGACAAAGCATTGCCGAGGAGAAATTGTCTACAATGCTGAACACGATATCCATTTCCCTCACTTGACGGTCGGACAGACCCTCATGTTTGCGGCTCTAGCCCGAACTCCCCGAAACCGAGTGCTGGGAGTGACCCGAGAGCAGTATGCTCGTCACACCCGAGATGTTACCATGGCCACTCTCGGTCTGTCTCACACAATCAACACCAAGGTTGGATCCGATCTAGTGCGTGGAGTCTCCggtggagagagaaaaCGAGTCTCTATTGCCGAGTCCGTCGTCTGCGGAGCGCCTCTACAGTGCTGGGATAACTCCACTCGAGGTCTGGATGCTGCGAACGCCACCGAATTCATTCGATCTCTGCGACTTTCCGCCCAGATGACAGGCGCCTccatgtttgtgtctctgtACCAGGCTTCCCAGGAGGCCTACGACATGTTCGACAAGGTGTGTCTGCTGTACGAGGGACGACAAATCTTCTTCGGTAAGGCCGGAGAGGCCACATCATACTTTGAGGGTCTGGGATTCGAGCGAGCCCATCGCCAGACCACTGGTGATTTTCTGACCTCCCTTACAAACCCTGTCGAGCGAAGAATCAAGGCTGGATGGGAGAAGCTCGTGCCTCGAACTcccgaggagtttgagtcTCGATGGAGATCGTCCCGAACACACGCTCTGTTAGTTTACAACATCGACCGATTCAATACCACTCATCCTCTTGGTGGTCAGGGTTATGTCGAGTTCATGAAGCTCCGAAAGGAGTCTCAGGCCCGAAATACCCGTCTGTCGTCGCCATATCTGCTCTCCTGGCCCATGCAGGTTcgtctgtgtctctggagaggcttcttgttggtgagagGAGACTTGTCCATGACGCTGATGACCATCATTGGTAACTTCATCATGGCCCTCATTCTGGCATCAATGTACTATAATTTGCGAGAGTCGACTGatgccttcttctcgcGATCTGCCCTGCTTttcttggccatgttgcTGAACGCTATGGCCTCCGTTTTGGAGATTTTCGTGCTGTACGGACAGCGACCACTGATTGAGAAACACAAACGATATGCATTGTACCATCCCTTTGCAGAATCAATCGCGTCAATGTTGGTTGATTTACCGACCAAACTGGCAACTCTGATTTCAGTCAACCTCGCTCTTTACTTCATGACTAACCTGAGACGAACCCCGGGtgccttcttcatcttcctgCTCTTTTCGTTCACCTGTACCATGGCAATGTCCATGATTTTCCGGTTCACTGCTTCTGTCACCAAGACTATGGAACAGGCTCTGGCCCCCGCCTCTGTGCTAGTTTTGGCACTGGTTATTTACACTGGTTTCACGCTTCCCGTCGATTACATGCATGGATGGGCCCGATGGATGAATTACCTCAATCCTGTTGCTTATGCGTTTGAGGCAGTAATGGTGAACGAGTTCCGAAACAGAAGGTTCCCTTGTGGACTTTACGTTCCTTCCCGGTCTTTCTACAACTCTGTGCCCGCTGAGTCCAAGTCTTGTGTGGCTATCGGCGCCAAGCTCGGCCAGGACTACGTCGATGGCTCCGTGTTCATCAGCACggcctacaagtacgagagTGGACACCTGTGGCGAAACCTGGGCATTCTGTGGGCCTTTGCTGGCTTTTTCTGCGGCGTCTACCTGCTTGCTGCCGAGTACGTGACCATGGCCCAGTCCAAGGGTGAGGTTCTGCTGTTCAAGCGATCCCAGCATCGAAAGaacctcaaggccaagccTGACAAACGATTCCAAGAcgttgagcttggagacaACCTCGGCGACCACAACTTGGACCAAAACCTCGGCGACAACCACTCGACGTACTCTTACCAGCAACCCATCCAGGCTCAGATTCCCCCTTCTCGGTACGCCCAGCAGGCTCCCATGACTCCCGCTCCTATGATGCATGTCCCCATGACTCCTGGTGGCATGCTTTCTCCCGGTCAGCAAATGTTCTCTCCCGGTCAGCAAATGATGACGCCTGGTCCCATGTCACCCGCAGGCATGATGACTCCCGGTTTTACATATGTGCCCCCCCATGGAGACACTATTCACCAACCGCCTACCGTTGGAGACGACATCAACTACACGACTCCCGCGCCCCAGGTGAACTTCACCCCTGCCACTCCAGCTCAGTACACTACTCCCGCCACCCCAGCTCAGTACAACACTCCTGGCACCCCCGGTATTACTGGTGGGTACGAGCCCCCTCATGGAGACACTGTTCACATGCCCCCCACAGTTGGTGATGACACAAACTACATTCCCACCAAGGTTCGCACCAACCTGTCTCTCAACTCGTCCAAATCTAACTTGCAGCACTCTGGAGTGTTCCAATGGACCGATGTTTGCTACGATATCAAGGTTGCTGGTGAGAACAAGCGATTGCTGGACCATATCGACGGTTACGTGAAGCCCGGTACCCTCACCGCTCTCATGGGAGCTTCTGGTGCTGGAAAGACTACTCTTCTTGATGTGCTGGCTGATCGAAAATCCACTGGTATTGTTCATGGAGACATGTTGGTCAATGGCCAGCAGCGAAACGCCTCTTTCCAGCGAAAGACCGGATACGTTCAACAGCAGGATTTGCATactgccactgccactgTTCGTGAGTCCCTCGAGTTCTCAGCTCTGTTGCGACAGCCCTCTTCTGTGTCTCGAGCTGACAAGCTGGCTTACGTCGATGAGGTCATTTCTATTCTTGAGATGGATTCTTACGCTGatgccgttgttggtgttcCTGGTGAAGGTCTTAACGTGGAACAGCGAAAGCGTCTGACTATCGGCGTCGAGCTTGCTGCCAAgcccgagctgctgcttttCCTGGATGAGCCTACCTCCGGTCTGGATTCCCAGACTGCTTGGTCTATCGTCTCTCTGCTCAAAAAGCTGGCTGCCAACGGTCAGGCTATCCTGTGTACCATCCATCAGCCCTCTGCCATTCTGTTCCAAGAGTTTGATCGACTTCTGTTCCTGGCAGCCGGTGGAAAGACAGTGTACTACGGAGACCTCGGTGATAAGGCGTCTCTGCTCATTGAATACTTTGAAAGTAACGGTGCTGACCCTTGTCCTGATAACGGCAACCCTGCCGAATGGATGCTGGAGGTAATTGGTGCTGCTCCTGGTTCCcgggccaagaaggactggCCCTCAGTCTGGCGATACTCCCAGCTTCGACGACAACAGCGTGAGGAACTCGATGATATGCGTCTTGCATTCAACGCTGACTCTCAGGCAGCTCTTGcagttggaggagaagacacTGATTTCGCCGTGTCTCAGTGGACCCAGCTGTACTACGTTACCAAGCGACTGCTGCAGTTCCACTGGCGAACTCCCTCCTATCTGTGGTCCAAGATGACTCTGTGTATTGGTTGTGCTCTGTTCATTGGTTTCTCCTTCTACAAGTCGGCTCGAGACATTCAGGGTCTTCAGAACCAAATGTTTAGTATTTTCCTCATGTTCCTGATTTTCACCACAGTTGCCGAGCAGATTATGCCTCTTTTCATGATTCAGCGAGACTTGTACGAGGCTCGAGAGCGTGCTTCCAAGACTTACTCGTGGCAGGTGTTCCTCGGCGGAAATATGCTCGCGGAGCTTCCCTGGCAGATTATCGTGGCGgttgtcgtcttcttctgcatgTACTACCCCATTGGATTCTATCGAATTGCGGCTGAGAACCACCAGACACAGGAGCGAGGAGCTCTCTActtcctcttcctgctGGTCTTCTTCATTTACGACTCTACCTACGCTCACATGATTGGTGTCATGTTCAACAACCACGAGACGGCAGCCAACTTTGCATACctgctcttctccttctgtctTATGTTCTGTGGTGTGCTGGCCACGAAGGAGTCCATGCCTGGATTCTGGATCTTCATGTACCGAGCGTCGCCTCTGACATACTTCATTGGCGGTTTCATGGCCACTGGTTTGGCCGGAGGAAAGGTGACATGTTCGCAACATGAGATTTTGCAGTTCAAGCCTCTCAAGGGCAACTCTTGTGCACAGTACATGAAACCCTTCCTGGACAATGCTGGCATCTTCAAGGGCTACCTGCTCAATGAAACTGCCACCGACATGTGTCACTATTGCCCCATCGAGAACGCTGATGCCTACCTCGACAATGCCTCCATTTTCTATGGAGACCGATGGCGAAACTTTGGCATTGTGTTTGCCTATCCCATCTTCAACGTTTGTGCCACCTTTATGCTCTACTACGTTCTTCGAGTTCCTGGCGTGCGATACAAGATTGCGTCCAAGGTCCGCTGGCGACGAAAGAAGCAGTAA
- a CDS encoding uncharacterized protein (Compare to YALI0E14751g, similar to uniprot|P00899 Saccharomyces cerevisiae YER090w TRP2 anthranilate synthase component I, similar to Saccharomyces cerevisiae TRP2 (YER090W); ancestral locus Anc_7.375), which yields MIQLRPTLEALQTIVADNRAAATKETLPDNLYPVFAYVDAEALTPHTAYLKLARLDDPNRSPSFLFESALGGKHLSRYSFIGSNPRKMIKTGAPHGPDVDPLNLLESELDQYRQFQTPGVPTLCGGAIGYISYDCIKYFEPRTKRDLKDVLEVPESALMLYDTIVAFDHVYQRLQVITNVKVEADTDLTKAYEDAKKEVQRIADLLTSPEVPQPPQGPVTLGKTFTSNIGQKGYEQHVTTLKERIKKGDIIQAVPSQRVARPTDLHPFNVYRHLRTVNPSPYLFYIDYLDFQLVGASPELLVKIENGRIVSHPIAGTVKRGATPAEDNQLAQELLNSEKDRAEHVMLVDLARNDVNRVCDPRSTSVDRLLGVETFSHVQHLVSQVSGVLRPDQTRFDAFRSIFPAGTVSGAPKVKAMELVGELEKEKRGVYAGAVGSFGYNGEAMDTCIALRTMLLKDGVAYLQAGGGIVFDSDEYDEYVETINKMMANNRCIVEAEEIWAGQQKGE from the coding sequence ATGATCCAACTCAGACCCACTCTAGAGGCTCTTCAGACCATCGTGGCCGACAACCGAGCCgccgccaccaaggagacTCTTCCCGACAACCTCTATCCCGTTTTCGCCTATGTGGATGCTGAGGCCCTGACTCCTCATACTGCCTACCTCAAGTTGGCTCGTCTGGATGACCCCAACCGAAGTCCCTCGTTCCTGTTCGAGTCTGCCCTCGGTGGTAAGCATCTGTCCCGTTACTCTTTCATTGGATCTAATCCCCGGAAGATGATCAAGACTGGTGCTCCCCATGGACCTGACGTTGATCCGCTCAACCTGCTGGAGTCTGAACTCGACCAGTACCGACAGTTCCAGACCCCCGGCGTCCCCACTctttgtggaggagccatCGGATACATTTCGTACGACTGCATCAAGTACTTCGAGCCCCGAACCAAGCGAGATCTCAAGGACGTCCTGGAGGTCCCCGAAAGTGCCCTCATGCTCTACGACACCATTGTGGCCTTTGACCACGTCTACCAGCGACTCCAGGTTATCACCAATGTCAAGGTTGAGGCCGACACCGATCTCACCAAGGCCTACGaggacgccaagaaggaggtgcaGCGAATCGCAGACCTGCTGACTTCCCCTGAGGTTCCCCAGCCCCCCCAGGGACCCGTGACCCTTGGAAAGACTTTCACTTCCAACATTGGCCAGAAGGGTTACGAACAGCACGTGACCACTCTTAAGGAGCGAATCAAGAAGGGAGACATCATCCAGGCCGTGCCCTCCCAGCGAGTAGCTCGGCCCACCGACCTGCATCCCTTCAACGTCTACAGACACCTGCGAACCGTCAACCCCTCTCCCTACCTGTTCTACATTGACTATCTTGATTTCCAGCTTGTTGGTGCTTCTCCTGAGCTGCTCGTCAAGATTGAGAACGGCCGAATTGTGTCTCATCCCATTGCTGGAACGGTTAAGCGGGGAGCTACTCCTGCCGAGGATAACCAGCTGGCTCAGGAGCTTCTCAACTCTGAGAAGGACCGAGCTGAGCACGTCATGCTGGTCGATTTGGCCCGAAACGATGTCAACCGAGTATGTGATCCTCGATCCACTTCCGTCGATCGGCTTTTGGGTGTCGAAACCTTCTCGCACGTCCAGCATCTCGTTTCCCAGGTGTCTGGTGTTCTGCGACCCGACCAGACCCGATTCGACGCCTTCCGATCCATTTTCCCTGCCGGAACCGTTTCTGGTGCccccaaggtcaaggccatggagctggttggagagcttgagaaggagaagcgagGTGTCTACGCCGGTGCCGTTGGATCTTTCGGCTACAACGGAGAGGCCATGGACACTTGCATTGCTCTTCGAACTATGCTTCTCAAGGACGGTGTTGCGTACCTGCAGGCCGGAGGAGGCATTGTCTTCGATTCtgacgagtacgacgaATATGTCGAGACTATCAACAAGATGATGGCAAACAACCGGTGTATTgtcgaggccgaggagatcTGGGCTGGACAGCAGAAGGGTGAGTAG
- a CDS encoding uncharacterized protein (Compare to YALI0E14773g, similar to uniprot|P38806 Saccharomyces cerevisiae YHR090c YNG2 component of NuA4 histone acetyltransferase complex), with translation MHSGCVTPNIYLHHFNQPIHYSAITHPTMDAASVLDQYVQDLANLPSEVAHILEEVRDKDLKFYETRKRIQQRDNQIHKFIRANGSLAENPKEQAAYPKIRQDFQTAMELQDEKCTLAAQALTLVAKHVKKLNDDIDKLDAEGLLGGAPPQKPISANRSRATSSATPAPEPPSRNYTRDRANSRRGGSPAASRSSTPGTRPPKKRATDKNNEAASMSKESSVGASEQLRNMPETVAVGSLDAAIRAGPGEDDEVLYCFCQQPSFGEMVACDNDDCQYEWFHYDCVGLAEPPQGVWFCPSCSKGRKGDKKKR, from the coding sequence ATGCACTCTGGTTGTGTCACACCAAACATTTATTTACACCACTTTAATCAACCCATCCACTACTCTGCCATCACCCACCCAACAATGGACGCAGCGTCGGTACTCGACCAATACGTCCAGGACCTGGCGAACCTGCCGTCCGAGGTCGCACACATCCTCGAAGAGGTCCGAGACAAGGATCTCAAGTTCTATGAGACCCGCAAGCGCATCCAACAACGCGACAACCAGATTCACAAATTCATCAGAGCAAATGGCTCCCTGGCAGAAAACCCAAAGGAGCAGGCGGCATACCCCAAAATACGCCAGGACTTCCAGACCGCCATGGAGCTTCAGGACGAGAAATGCACTCTGGCAGCACAGGCGCTGACCCTAGTGGCAAAACACGTCAAGAAACTGAATGACGACATCGACAAGCTGGATGCCGAGGGTCTGTTGGGTGGCGCGCCACCACAGAAACCTATTTCAGCCAACAGATCGCGTGCCACGTCATCAGCCACTCCTGCACCGGAACCCCCATCCCGAAACTACACAAGAGACAGAGCCAACAGTCGAAGAGGCGGTTCTCCAGCGGCCAGTCGGTCTTCTACTCCTGGAACACGACCGCCAAAGAAGCGAGCGACTGACAAGAATAACGAGGCTGCATCTATGAGCAAGGAGTCGTCTGTGGGTGCCTCTGAGCAGCTCCGAAACATGCCTGAGACGGTGGCGGTGGGATCTCTGGATGCTGCTATTCGAGCCGGACCTGGGGAAGATGACGAGGTGCTCTACTGTTTCTGTCAGCAGCCGTCATTCGGAGAAATGGTTGCTTGTGATAACGATGACTGTCAGTACGAATGGTTCCATTACGACTGTGTGGGTCTGGCAGAGCCTCCCCAGGGAGTCTGGTTCTGTCCTTCATGCTCCAAGGGACGAAAGGGTGATAAGAAGAAGCGTTAA
- a CDS encoding uncharacterized protein (Compare to YALI0E14795g, similar to Saccharomyces cerevisiae PTC3 (YBL056W) and PTC2 (YER089C); ancestral locus Anc_7.374, similar to uniprot|P39966 Saccharomyces cerevisiae YER089c PTC2 protein serine/threonine phosphatase of the PP2C family): MGQILSTPVTDKYSEKGGDSDLVYGLSSMQGWRVTMEDAHATVLELKDAKGQPEKKKVAFFGVYDGHGGDKVAIYTGDNLHHIVARQEAFAKGDYGQALKDGFLSTDRAILEDAALKHDSSGCTATTAIVSDGKVICANAGDSRTVLGVKGIAKPMSFDHKPQHEGERTRICAAGGFVEAGRVNGNLALSRAIGDFDFKRSPYFPPEEQIVTAYPDVIEHQLTADDEFLILACDGIWDCFLSQEVVEFVRRGIAEKQTLVDICENLIDNCLAPTSDLSGVGCDNMTVMVVALLQGKTEEEWYNMVAERVKNGEGPAASREAVERVAGEEREVTAQQLQQNAQAQQANSASLALQQLLSSGATITDENGMVVLKAENAAELLAKVGFAPEDVGQLVESGDLVEEDVEVGGDRITEEQ, encoded by the exons ATGGGACAGATTTTGTCTACGCCTGTGACGGATAAA TACTCTgaaaaaggaggagactcCGATCTCGTCTACGGCCTGTCCTCTATGCAGGGCTGGCGAGTAACCATGGAGGACGCCCACGCCACCGtgctggagctcaaggacgccaagggACAGCCCgagaagaaaaaggtgGCCTTCTTCGGTGTCTACGACGGACACGGAGGTGATAAGGTTGCCATCTACACCGGCGACAACCTGCACCACATTGTCGCACGGCAGGAGGCCTTTGCCAAGGGAGATTACGGTCAGGCACTCAAGGACGGTTTCCTCAGCACAGACCGAGCCATTCTCGAGGACGCCGCCCTCAAGCACGACTCATCTGGATGCAccgccaccaccgccaTTGTTTCCGACGGCAAGGTCATCTGTGCCAACGCCGGAGACTCCCGAACCGTGCTCGGTGTCAAGGGTATTGCCAAGCCCATGTCCTTTGACCACAAGCCCCAACACGAGGGTGAGCGAACGCGAATCTGTGCCGCAGGAGGATTTGTGGAGGCTGGACGAGTCAACGGAAACCTTGCTCTGTCGCGAGCCATTGGTGACTTTGATTTCAAGCGGTCACCGTACTTTCCTCCCGAGGAGCAGATTGTCACTGCCTATCCCGACGTGATTGAGCATCAGCTGActgccgacgacgagttccTGATTCTCGCCTGTGACGGTATCTGGGACTGCTTCCTGTCGCAGGAGGTTGTGGAGTTTGTGCGACGAGGTATTGCCGAGAAGCAGACCCTTGTGGACATTTGCGAAAACCTGATTGACAACTGTCTGGCCCCCACCTCTGACCTTAGTGGTGTTGGTTGTGACAACATGACCGTCATGGTTGTGGCCCTGTTGCAGGGtaagaccgaggaggagtggtaCAACATGGTTGCCGAGCGAGTGAAGAACGGCGAGGGTCCTGCCGCTAGCCGAGAGGCAGTGGAGCGAGTTGCCGGAGAGGAGCGAGAGGTGACTGCCCAGCAGTTGCAGCAGAATGCCCAGGCCCAGCAGGCTAACTCGGCATCGCTGGCTCTTCAGCAGTTGCTTTCTTCCGGTGCCACCATCACAGACGAGAACGGCATGGTTGTGCTCAAGGCTGAGAATGCTGCCGAGCTGCTTGCCAAAGTGGGATTTGCTCCCGAGGACGTTGGACAACTTGTGGAGAGTGGAGATCtggtcgaggaggatgtCGAGGTCGGCGGTGACAGAATCACCGAGGAGCAGTGA
- a CDS encoding uncharacterized protein (Compare to YALI0E14817g, similar to Saccharomyces cerevisiae YBL055C; ancestral locus Anc_7.373, similar to uniprot|P34220 Saccharomyces cerevisiae YBL055c) — protein MSLRLLRLSRVSNVVRRSYTTSRNHPMFIDIAVNLSDPQFQGIYHGKQGHESDFNAVLERAKEQKLTKILVTGTDLSETKESVKICNDFHCDYLELYCTGGIHPCSALAEYNAQTGGKQKATEAEGDYDINAIGSRIQDLLEVARSNPKTLLALGEFGLDYDRLHFSPEKIQKLFFEQQLKLFAESGLDLPLFLHSRAAHKDFCDMLYPYLKAGKFPRGGVVHSFTGTLDELQDHVKMGLYIGINGCSLKTKENLDVAKEIPLELLLLETDAPWCEIRPSHESHKLLQGHKLPYESKKKEKFVENSMIKGRCEPANIVLVAKVMAELKGVPLEELTKVVYENSLKFLNLEK, from the coding sequence ATGAGCTTGAGACTTCTCAGACTGTCACGAGTGTCAAACGTGGTCAGAAGAAGCTACACAACGTCACGAAATCACCCAATGTTCATCGACATCGCCGTCAACCTGTCTGATCCCCAATTCCAGGGTATCTACCATGGCAAACAGGGCCATGAAAGCGACTTCAATGCTGTGCTCGAGCGAGCTAAGGAGCAGAAGCTCACAAAGATCCTAGTCACGGGCACAGATCTTTCCGAAACCAAGGAGTCGGTCAAGATCTGCAATGACTTCCACTGTGACTATCTGGAGCTCTACTGCACTGGTGGAATCCATCCTTGTTCAGCCCTAGCAGAATACAACGCCCAAACCGGAGGAAAGCAGAAGGCTACGGAAGCTGAGGGAGACTACGATATCAACGCTATCGGCTCACGAATCCAggatctgctggaggtggCCAGATCGAACCCCAAGACTCTGCTTGCACTTGGGGAATTTGGACTGGACTATGACCGACTGCATTTCAGCCCcgagaagatccagaagcTGTTTTTTGAGCAGCAGTTGAAACTCTTTGCCGAGTCAGGACTCGACCTTCCTCTGTTCCTGCActccagagcagcccaCAAGGATTTCTGCGACATGCTGTATCCCTATTTGAAGGCTGGCAAGTTTCCCAGAGGAGGCGTGGTCCACTCTTTCACTGGTACCCTCGACGAGCTCCAGGATCACGTCAAGATGGGCCTTTACATCGGTATCAACGGCTGCTCactcaagaccaaggagaacTTGGacgtggccaaggagatccCCCTGGAGTTGCTGTTGCTTGAAACTGATGCCCCATGGTGCGAGATCCGACCTTCGCACGAATCACACAAACTGCTCCAAGGGCACAAGCTACCCTATGAGtcgaaaaagaaggagaaatTCGTGGAGAACAGCATGATTAAGGGCCGGTGTGAGCCTGCCAACATTGTGCTGGTAGCCAAGGTTATGGCCGAGTTGAAGGGCGTtcctctggaggagctcacCAAGGTAGTTTACGAGAACTCGCTCAAGTTCCTCAACCTCGAAAAGTAA